A region of Lycium barbarum isolate Lr01 chromosome 1, ASM1917538v2, whole genome shotgun sequence DNA encodes the following proteins:
- the LOC132610293 gene encoding agamous-like MADS-box protein AGL61, whose amino-acid sequence MLRQSLSNVLSMLKSLSKKAKELSILCGIEIAVIIFSIGGQPFFFSKPDVESVVHQANQPSASSKRKVEESENKGKVTEGTFIHCPSEDFNLTDLERYKKLDQKFELQLVKEIVQLQSVIRSEDPQFVLEMNDASSSTLPSN is encoded by the coding sequence ATGTTGAGACAGAGTTTATCAAATGTGCTGAGCATGCTAAAATCTCTCAGTAAGAAAGCAAAAGAGCTTTCTATTTTATGTGGAATTGAGATCGCAGTTATTATCTTTTCCATTGGAGGTCAACCATTTTTCTTTAGTAAGCCTGATGTTGAATCGGTCGTCCACCAGGCCAATCAACCAAGTGCATCTTCGAAAAGGAAGGTAGAAGAAAGTGAGAACAAAGGAAAAGTTACTGAAGGTACCTTCATACACTGTCCGTCAGAAGATTTTAACTTGACTGATTTGGAAAGATATAAGAAATTGGATCAGAAATTTGAACTTCAATTGGTTAAGGAAATTGTTCAGCTACAATCTGTGATTCGCTCTGAAGATCCACAATTTGTGCTCGAAATGAATGATGCTAGTTCTTCGACTTTGCCATCTAATTAG